A genomic region of Micromonospora sp. NBC_01796 contains the following coding sequences:
- a CDS encoding SDR family NAD(P)-dependent oxidoreductase gives MSVDTDLAGRTALVTGATAGIGRAVALKLADRGAEVVVHGRDPGRGSEVVTEIVARGGRARFVVADLANPEEVARLADNAGQVDILVNNAGIYVFTSTPETSAESFDRHVAINTRAPFLLVGALAPAMAKRGYGVVVNVTSTAATSAAPVGAAYGASKAAVELLTRSWATEFGANGVRVNGVSPGPVRTAGTEQMLGENIEVLGQVNIRGRVGEPDEIADVVLFLVDGRSSYLNGTVVVANGGERSSLPG, from the coding sequence ATGTCTGTCGACACTGATCTCGCAGGTCGTACCGCGCTGGTGACCGGCGCGACCGCCGGCATCGGCCGCGCCGTGGCCCTCAAGTTGGCCGACCGCGGCGCCGAGGTCGTCGTGCACGGGCGCGATCCGGGCCGGGGGAGCGAGGTGGTGACCGAGATCGTCGCGCGGGGCGGCCGGGCGCGCTTCGTGGTTGCCGACCTGGCGAACCCCGAGGAGGTCGCCCGGCTGGCCGACAACGCCGGTCAGGTGGACATCCTGGTCAACAACGCCGGCATCTACGTCTTCACCAGCACGCCGGAGACGAGCGCGGAAAGCTTCGACCGGCACGTCGCGATCAACACCAGGGCACCCTTCCTCCTGGTGGGTGCCCTGGCGCCGGCGATGGCGAAGCGCGGCTACGGTGTCGTCGTCAACGTCACCTCGACCGCGGCCACCTCGGCCGCACCCGTCGGTGCCGCGTACGGCGCGTCGAAGGCTGCCGTGGAACTGCTCACCCGCTCCTGGGCCACCGAATTCGGTGCCAACGGAGTCCGGGTCAACGGCGTCTCGCCGGGCCCGGTACGCACCGCCGGCACCGAGCAGATGCTCGGCGAGAACATCGAGGTGCTCGGGCAGGTCAACATTCGCGGTCGGGTGGGCGAGCCCGATGAGATCGCCGATGTGGTCCTGTTCCTGGTCGACGGCCGCAGCAGCTACCTCAACGGAACAGTGGTGGTCGCCAACGGAGGCGAGCGCAGCTCACTGCCCGGCTGA
- a CDS encoding TetR/AcrR family transcriptional regulator, translating into MTDSADKPRRLTRKGQATRERILQAATDLIAVHGVAGTGTEDVRRAAGVSGSQIYHYFDSKQALIRAVITRQADAAPVPGQPMMGLLDSFDALRAWADAAIERQEQNDGRGECTLGSLAGELSATDEESREDLSKGFLRWQSLLHDGLFAMQDRGELHPDADLDELSLALLTALQGGTLLSQTMRDTRPLRASMNAALAYIRSFAPPA; encoded by the coding sequence GTGACAGACAGCGCGGACAAGCCCCGTCGGTTGACGCGCAAGGGGCAGGCGACCCGTGAGCGGATCCTGCAGGCGGCCACCGACCTCATCGCCGTACACGGGGTCGCGGGCACCGGCACCGAGGATGTCCGCAGGGCGGCCGGGGTGAGCGGCTCGCAGATCTACCACTACTTCGACAGCAAGCAGGCCCTGATCCGAGCGGTCATCACCCGTCAGGCCGACGCGGCACCGGTCCCCGGCCAGCCGATGATGGGCCTGCTCGACAGCTTCGACGCCCTCCGGGCGTGGGCCGACGCGGCGATCGAACGTCAGGAACAGAACGACGGTCGCGGTGAATGCACGCTCGGCTCACTGGCCGGGGAACTCAGCGCGACCGACGAGGAGTCGCGGGAGGATCTCAGCAAGGGGTTCCTCCGATGGCAGTCACTGCTCCACGACGGCCTGTTCGCCATGCAGGACCGGGGAGAGCTGCACCCGGACGCGGACCTGGACGAGCTGTCCCTCGCCCTGCTGACCGCGCTGCAGGGCGGGACCCTCCTCAGCCAGACGATGCGGGACACCCGACCGCTCCGGGCATCGATGAACGCGGCGCTGGCCTACATTCGCTCCTTCGCGCCTCCTGCTTGA
- a CDS encoding class I SAM-dependent methyltransferase, with amino-acid sequence MTDTNREILRTTFGQDAELYDQCRPTYPPQLFTDLATFADLGPHTRVLEIGCGTGQATLPLAQLGCHVVAMDLSPDMAAIARRNLARFPNVTVVAAAFEDWQPSDGTFDAVLSATAFHWLDPDVRMIKAADLLRPGGSLGIVSTHHIAGGTSAFFADAQRCYERFDPTTPPGMRLTTDDETPEEAAEFDRSARFGPVEFRRYEWQQTYTAHEYLNLLMTYSGNRAMAPQARSGLFACITHLIDDVYNGEITKQYRTRLAIAQKTR; translated from the coding sequence ATGACCGACACCAACCGAGAAATACTGCGCACCACATTCGGCCAGGACGCCGAACTCTACGACCAATGCCGTCCGACCTATCCGCCCCAACTGTTCACCGACCTCGCCACATTCGCAGATCTCGGTCCACACACTCGGGTGCTGGAGATCGGATGCGGCACCGGCCAAGCGACCCTGCCCCTGGCACAACTGGGATGCCATGTCGTCGCGATGGACCTCAGCCCCGACATGGCCGCCATCGCCCGACGCAACCTCGCACGGTTTCCGAACGTCACCGTGGTCGCGGCGGCCTTCGAGGACTGGCAGCCCTCGGACGGAACCTTCGACGCGGTTCTCTCCGCGACCGCGTTCCACTGGCTTGACCCCGACGTCCGCATGATCAAAGCCGCTGACCTGCTGCGTCCCGGCGGATCTCTCGGCATCGTCTCGACCCACCACATCGCCGGCGGGACGAGCGCCTTCTTCGCCGACGCCCAACGATGCTATGAACGTTTCGACCCCACAACACCGCCCGGCATGCGCCTGACGACCGATGACGAGACCCCCGAGGAGGCGGCAGAGTTCGATCGGTCGGCACGATTCGGGCCAGTCGAATTCCGGCGCTACGAGTGGCAACAGACCTACACGGCCCACGAGTATCTGAACCTGCTCATGACCTACTCCGGCAATCGAGCCATGGCACCGCAGGCACGCAGCGGCCTGTTCGCGTGCATCACCCACCTGATCGACGACGTCTACAACGGAGAAATCACCAAGCAGTACCGGACCCGGCTCGCCATCGCTCAGAAGACACGGTGA
- a CDS encoding GNAT family N-acetyltransferase has product MADWEIRPASVADIEAVAELRAVVLRADLERLGRYDEQRVRQRLRHGFAPEHTWVIEVDGAFAGCVSLRPAEDAHWLEHFYLVPHLQGSGIGTAVLRGLLERCDRAGTLVRLNVLQGSAARRLYERHGFRPETEDAVDVFMVREPAFAAPDV; this is encoded by the coding sequence ATGGCGGACTGGGAGATCCGGCCGGCTTCGGTGGCGGATATCGAGGCGGTGGCCGAGTTGCGGGCCGTGGTGCTGCGGGCAGACCTGGAACGGCTCGGGCGGTACGACGAGCAACGGGTCCGGCAGCGACTGCGGCACGGGTTCGCACCCGAGCACACCTGGGTGATCGAGGTGGACGGGGCGTTCGCCGGCTGTGTGTCGCTGCGGCCGGCCGAGGACGCCCACTGGCTGGAGCACTTCTACCTGGTCCCGCACCTGCAGGGCAGCGGCATCGGTACGGCCGTGCTGCGTGGGCTGCTGGAGCGGTGCGACCGCGCCGGCACCCTGGTCCGGCTGAACGTGCTCCAGGGCAGTGCGGCCCGTCGGCTGTACGAGCGGCACGGGTTCAGACCTGAGACCGAGGATGCGGTGGACGTCTTCATGGTGCGCGAGCCGGCCTTCGCCGCGCCTGACGTGTGA
- a CDS encoding GNAT family N-acetyltransferase → MALWRIRATVDDRPGYLAVLTASLALRGVNILSVQVHTTEAGALDDFLVDAPERLTAADLVAAVERGRGRNCWVARSEARGLVDQPTRALGLASRLVRDPDALGEALRALLGADAVTWRPAPGQSRPQPGLETMRLADPAGGSYEVLRAAPGFTPAEYARAQALVDLAANVVRRTADQVTLVLPDGAELTVRPATADDLPAVLAMQNRCSARTRWQRYLGAATPSPDRLRQLLEPARGMTLLAVAGGVDGTPERVVAMANLVPEGALAEVALLVEDAWQRRGLGGALMRRLVAYASRGGCAALVAHAYADNLGLLRVLHRVGRPEPVETDGDLVTVTLPLNGADLAVAAGLGADPTTGRTVADPADASADAADEDPSGPAPVRSRAAGTA, encoded by the coding sequence ATGGCGCTATGGCGGATCAGGGCGACGGTCGATGACCGGCCAGGTTACCTGGCGGTGTTGACCGCCAGTCTCGCGCTGCGCGGAGTCAACATCCTCAGCGTGCAGGTACACACCACCGAGGCCGGCGCGCTCGACGACTTCCTGGTCGACGCACCGGAACGACTGACCGCGGCCGACCTGGTGGCGGCGGTGGAACGCGGACGCGGACGGAACTGCTGGGTGGCGCGCAGCGAGGCGCGTGGCCTGGTGGACCAGCCGACCCGCGCGTTGGGGCTGGCCAGCAGGCTGGTCCGGGACCCGGACGCGCTCGGTGAGGCGTTGCGGGCACTGCTCGGGGCCGACGCGGTCACCTGGCGCCCGGCACCCGGACAGAGCCGTCCGCAGCCGGGACTGGAGACCATGCGACTCGCCGACCCGGCCGGCGGCTCCTACGAGGTGCTCCGCGCCGCGCCCGGCTTCACCCCGGCCGAGTACGCCCGCGCCCAGGCGCTGGTGGACCTGGCCGCGAACGTGGTACGGCGTACGGCCGACCAGGTCACCCTGGTCCTGCCCGACGGCGCCGAACTGACCGTACGACCGGCGACCGCGGACGACCTGCCGGCGGTGCTGGCGATGCAGAACCGCTGCTCGGCCCGGACCCGCTGGCAGCGTTACCTGGGCGCGGCGACCCCATCCCCGGACCGGTTGCGCCAACTGCTGGAGCCGGCGCGGGGGATGACCCTGCTGGCCGTGGCCGGCGGTGTCGACGGCACCCCGGAACGGGTGGTGGCGATGGCCAACCTGGTGCCCGAGGGTGCGCTGGCCGAGGTGGCGCTGCTGGTCGAGGACGCCTGGCAGCGGCGTGGGCTGGGCGGCGCGCTGATGCGCCGGCTGGTCGCGTACGCGAGCCGGGGCGGGTGCGCGGCGCTGGTGGCGCACGCGTACGCCGACAACCTCGGCCTGCTGCGGGTGCTGCACCGGGTGGGTCGGCCGGAACCGGTCGAGACCGACGGTGACCTGGTGACCGTCACCCTGCCGCTGAACGGCGCCGACCTGGCCGTCGCGGCCGGCCTCGGCGCCGACCCGACCACCGGGCGGACAGTCGCCGACCCGGCCGATGCTTCCGCCGATGCGGCGGACGAAGACCCCAGCGGCCCGGCTCCGGTGCGGAGCCGGGCCGCCGGAACAGCCTGA
- a CDS encoding amino acid-binding protein, with product MLLRVRVTLPDRPGALGQVARTLGVAGADIVQVIVLERLGGRAVDDFTVVWPGASRVERLMAGLAAIPGVQVDGVWRAIGAPTSGGQDAELLAQVAGNPGDGLATLVDAVPGLLAADWAAAAVVPADWASRRGAALPGAPGGAPAVAYASWRAPNPLTLPEVTPLRARAMDGPVGTHYVAAPFGRAGLVLMVARVDAEGLSAAGFHITEVDRVAQLVRAAAVILGDRLDLVSAPPAAIRS from the coding sequence ATGTTGCTGAGGGTTCGGGTGACCCTGCCGGACCGACCGGGCGCGCTCGGTCAGGTGGCCCGCACGCTGGGCGTGGCGGGCGCCGACATCGTCCAGGTGATCGTGCTGGAGCGGCTCGGCGGGCGAGCTGTCGACGACTTTACCGTGGTCTGGCCCGGTGCATCCCGGGTCGAACGGCTGATGGCCGGGTTGGCGGCGATACCCGGCGTGCAGGTGGACGGCGTCTGGCGGGCGATCGGCGCGCCCACCAGTGGGGGACAGGATGCCGAGTTGCTGGCCCAGGTGGCGGGGAATCCCGGCGACGGGCTGGCGACGCTGGTGGACGCCGTACCCGGTCTGTTGGCGGCGGACTGGGCGGCGGCCGCGGTGGTCCCGGCGGACTGGGCGTCCCGGCGGGGGGCGGCGCTTCCCGGGGCGCCCGGTGGGGCACCGGCGGTGGCGTACGCGAGCTGGCGTGCGCCGAACCCGCTGACCCTGCCGGAGGTGACGCCACTACGGGCCCGGGCGATGGACGGGCCGGTCGGCACCCACTACGTGGCGGCGCCGTTCGGCCGGGCCGGGCTGGTGCTCATGGTGGCTCGGGTGGATGCGGAAGGCCTGTCGGCGGCAGGCTTCCACATCACCGAGGTGGACCGGGTGGCGCAACTGGTACGGGCCGCGGCGGTCATCCTCGGTGACCGGCTCGACCTGGTCAGTGCGCCCCCGGCGGCCATCCGATCGTGA
- a CDS encoding phosphotransferase family protein — MTEPPGSAVRPEPTSAAPDPGPVPTEESPAGLDLDRLAGHLSVHRPDLLDGAPRARLIPGGRSNLTYRVRTGAREFVLRRPPLGHVLATAHDMAREFRVISALSGTGVPVPAALLLCPDHTVIGAPFYLMEWVPGVVYRDRAQTDRLGPGQRRALALAMMDTLAVLHGVDPASVGLADFGRPEGFLARQVRRWGGQLDQSRSRPLPGMAELRERLAATAPEGANAGRIVHGDYRLDNLLAEAGPEENAEPAGATIRAVLDWEMATLGDPLADLGLLLTYWEVLGDREETVGNPVADGLGPRAGFPSGAELIERYADRSDVDVGPLDWHIALGCFKLAVICEGIHYRHTLGQTVGDGFDRIGEMVFPLVEHGLTAVPRG; from the coding sequence ATGACCGAGCCGCCGGGCAGCGCCGTCCGGCCGGAGCCGACGTCGGCCGCCCCGGATCCGGGGCCCGTACCGACGGAGGAGTCGCCGGCCGGTCTCGATCTCGACCGGCTCGCCGGGCACCTGAGCGTCCACCGTCCCGACCTGCTCGACGGCGCACCCCGGGCCCGACTGATCCCCGGTGGCCGGTCCAACCTGACCTACCGGGTACGAACCGGTGCCCGCGAGTTCGTGCTGCGCCGTCCCCCGCTGGGCCACGTCCTGGCCACCGCGCACGACATGGCCCGCGAGTTCCGGGTGATCTCCGCCCTGTCCGGCACCGGTGTCCCGGTCCCGGCCGCGCTGCTGCTCTGCCCGGACCACACGGTGATCGGGGCCCCGTTCTACCTGATGGAGTGGGTGCCCGGGGTGGTCTACCGGGACCGGGCGCAGACCGACCGGCTCGGCCCGGGTCAGCGGCGTGCGTTGGCGCTCGCGATGATGGACACCCTGGCCGTGCTGCACGGGGTCGACCCCGCCTCGGTCGGCCTGGCCGACTTCGGCCGCCCCGAGGGTTTCCTCGCCCGGCAGGTACGTCGCTGGGGCGGGCAGCTCGACCAGTCCCGCAGCCGACCCCTGCCCGGCATGGCGGAACTGCGCGAGCGGCTGGCCGCCACCGCGCCCGAGGGCGCCAACGCGGGCCGGATCGTGCACGGCGACTACCGCCTGGACAACCTGCTGGCCGAGGCCGGTCCCGAGGAGAACGCGGAGCCGGCGGGGGCGACCATCCGGGCGGTGCTGGACTGGGAGATGGCCACCCTCGGCGACCCGCTGGCCGACCTCGGGCTGCTGCTGACGTACTGGGAGGTGCTCGGTGACCGGGAGGAGACGGTCGGCAACCCGGTCGCCGACGGCCTCGGCCCCCGGGCCGGGTTCCCGTCCGGTGCCGAGCTGATCGAGCGGTACGCCGACCGCAGCGACGTCGACGTCGGCCCGCTGGACTGGCACATCGCGCTCGGCTGCTTCAAGCTCGCGGTGATCTGCGAGGGCATCCACTACCGGCACACGCTCGGGCAGACCGTGGGCGACGGCTTCGACCGGATCGGCGAGATGGTGTTCCCGCTGGTCGAGCACGGGCTGACCGCCGTACCCCGGGGCTGA
- a CDS encoding acyl-CoA dehydrogenase family protein: MDFGFDARTAELHEALGDFMVDHVYPAEPVHAAQVAGAADPWTRPPVLDELKAQARKRGLWNLFLPDPEYGAGLTNLQYAPLAELTGHSPYLAPEALNCAAPDTGNMELLAEFGSPEQRERWLRPLLDGEIRSAFCMTEPEVASSDATNIATRIERDGDEYVVTGRKWWSSGAMDPRCEIFIVMGKTDPGAERHRQQSMVLVPRNTPGVTVERGMTVFGYTDGAHGGHAEVSFDGVRVPAENLVGAAGDGFPIAQARLGPGRIHHCMRLVGMAERALELLCRRTSERVAFGRPLAEQGVIRDWIAESRVRIEQARLLVLKTAWLMDTVGNRGAHTEIQAIKIATPAMAEWVIDKAIQAYGAAGVSQDTPLAALWAQARTLRLADGPDEVHRASLARRELRRWSPA; the protein is encoded by the coding sequence ATGGACTTCGGATTCGACGCCCGTACCGCCGAGCTGCACGAGGCCCTGGGCGACTTCATGGTCGACCATGTCTACCCGGCCGAGCCGGTGCACGCCGCCCAGGTGGCCGGGGCGGCCGACCCGTGGACCCGGCCGCCGGTGCTCGACGAACTCAAGGCCCAGGCGCGCAAGCGGGGCCTGTGGAACCTCTTCCTGCCCGATCCCGAGTACGGCGCCGGCCTGACCAACCTCCAGTACGCGCCGCTGGCCGAGCTGACCGGGCACAGCCCGTACCTGGCGCCGGAGGCGCTCAACTGCGCCGCGCCGGACACCGGCAACATGGAGCTGCTGGCCGAGTTCGGCTCGCCGGAGCAGCGGGAACGGTGGCTGCGTCCGCTGCTCGACGGGGAGATCCGGTCCGCGTTCTGCATGACCGAGCCCGAGGTGGCCTCGTCGGACGCGACGAACATCGCGACCCGGATCGAACGCGACGGCGACGAGTACGTGGTGACCGGGCGCAAGTGGTGGTCGTCCGGTGCGATGGACCCTCGGTGCGAGATCTTCATCGTGATGGGCAAGACCGATCCGGGCGCCGAGCGGCACCGGCAGCAGAGCATGGTGCTGGTCCCCCGGAACACGCCCGGCGTGACGGTCGAGCGCGGGATGACCGTCTTCGGTTACACCGACGGGGCGCACGGCGGGCACGCCGAGGTCAGCTTCGACGGCGTACGGGTGCCGGCGGAGAACCTGGTCGGTGCGGCCGGGGACGGGTTCCCGATCGCCCAGGCACGGCTCGGGCCGGGGCGGATCCACCACTGCATGCGCCTGGTCGGGATGGCGGAACGGGCGCTGGAGCTGCTCTGCCGGCGTACGTCGGAGCGGGTCGCGTTCGGTCGTCCGCTGGCCGAGCAGGGGGTGATCCGGGACTGGATCGCCGAGTCACGGGTCCGGATCGAGCAGGCCCGGTTGCTGGTGCTCAAGACCGCGTGGCTGATGGACACGGTCGGCAACCGGGGTGCGCACACCGAGATCCAGGCCATCAAGATCGCCACCCCTGCGATGGCCGAGTGGGTGATCGACAAGGCGATCCAGGCGTACGGCGCCGCCGGCGTCAGCCAGGACACCCCGCTTGCCGCTCTCTGGGCCCAGGCCCGCACCCTGCGCCTGGCCGACGGCCCCGACGAGGTCCACCGCGCCTCCCTCGCCCGCCGCGAACTCCGCCGCTGGTCCCCCGCCTGA